One Candidatus Omnitrophota bacterium DNA window includes the following coding sequences:
- a CDS encoding radical SAM protein, which produces MSLKNKNNIWQVVPWVKHKIYRASVSVAQNLDKNWRVKYIQLEITYRCNKLCSKCNRFCNLGLPHLKDADMKIEQIEKFINQVRQKNIRLKRIQILGGEPFLHPRLHDFISLLFYELMVPGNLARIEIYTNGIIGSSSALKECRLDANIDRAFNEKKIEIIASPKEAHESFIYVLSAPVDLGLKWDVCSLPRECGVLLNAYGYWPGGTCGPIAMLFGLAEYAKYDFPERFMDAWPNLRKDICRYCVSGCKALADKREGCVTPSFKDAISNRMKASSVPKKF; this is translated from the coding sequence ATGTCCTTAAAGAATAAAAATAATATCTGGCAGGTAGTACCGTGGGTAAAGCATAAAATTTACCGCGCATCAGTATCTGTCGCGCAAAATTTAGATAAGAATTGGCGCGTCAAATATATACAGCTTGAAATCACGTATCGTTGCAACAAATTATGTTCTAAGTGCAACCGTTTCTGTAATCTTGGGCTGCCGCACCTCAAAGACGCGGATATGAAAATTGAGCAAATTGAAAAATTCATAAACCAGGTCAGGCAGAAAAATATTCGTTTGAAACGCATACAGATACTTGGCGGAGAGCCTTTCCTACACCCGCGGCTGCATGATTTCATATCGCTGCTTTTCTACGAATTGATGGTTCCCGGGAATCTTGCGCGCATAGAGATATATACAAACGGTATTATCGGCTCAAGCAGCGCTTTAAAAGAATGCAGGCTTGACGCTAATATAGACAGGGCTTTTAACGAAAAAAAGATAGAGATTATCGCGTCGCCTAAAGAAGCGCATGAGTCATTTATATATGTGCTTTCGGCTCCGGTGGACCTCGGGCTTAAATGGGATGTGTGCAGCCTTCCGCGGGAATGCGGCGTATTATTGAATGCATATGGTTACTGGCCCGGAGGCACCTGCGGACCGATAGCGATGCTGTTTGGGCTCGCGGAATACGCAAAATATGATTTTCCCGAAAGGTTTATGGATGCATGGCCAAATTTAAGAAAAGACATTTGCAGATATTGCGTATCCGGCTGTAAGGCGCTGGCGGACAAAAGGGAAGGGTGCGTGACCCCAAGCTTTAAAGACGCTATTTCGAACCGTATGAAAGCGTCCTCAGTTCCAAAAAAGTTTTAA
- a CDS encoding class I SAM-dependent methyltransferase has protein sequence MVSYKVVFKRLCPPVVWDSLKFVNNRVISKITRRIKRPRNPSNQDLGIYWNKAFADKLENWGEGTVWNEIQFLLANCRGRILDIACGTGKTIDILSKKFPGVVIYGCDISDLLIERAVAKGILAERLKVCDVTDTGYEDNYFDYAYSIGSIEHFTEEGISRAIKESSRIVKNAAFHQIPVSESGKNEGWVKCAGQSYFNNNLDWWASKFKQYHDVVYILDSAWTGGAQIGKWFICLKNRG, from the coding sequence ATGGTAAGTTATAAAGTAGTTTTTAAGCGGCTATGCCCGCCAGTAGTGTGGGATTCTTTGAAATTTGTAAATAACAGGGTTATTTCAAAGATCACAAGGCGCATAAAAAGGCCGCGTAACCCGTCGAATCAGGACTTAGGCATATATTGGAATAAGGCCTTTGCGGACAAACTGGAGAATTGGGGCGAAGGAACGGTATGGAACGAGATTCAATTCCTGCTGGCTAATTGTCGCGGACGGATATTAGACATTGCCTGCGGCACGGGTAAGACGATCGATATACTTTCGAAGAAGTTTCCCGGAGTTGTGATCTACGGATGCGATATTTCCGATTTATTGATAGAAAGGGCCGTGGCTAAGGGGATACTGGCAGAGCGGCTTAAGGTGTGCGATGTCACAGACACCGGCTATGAAGACAATTATTTTGACTATGCGTATTCTATCGGGTCTATCGAACATTTTACCGAAGAAGGCATTTCAAGGGCTATAAAAGAATCGAGCAGAATCGTGAAAAACGCAGCTTTTCATCAGATCCCGGTTTCAGAAAGCGGCAAGAATGAGGGGTGGGTAAAATGCGCCGGTCAGTCCTATTTCAATAACAACCTGGACTGGTGGGCGAGCAAATTTAAGCAATATCATGACGTTGTATACATTCTGGATTCTGCCTGGACAGGCGGCGCGCAAATAGGTAAATGGTTCATTTGCCTGAAAAATAGGGGATAG